A part of Armatimonadota bacterium genomic DNA contains:
- a CDS encoding family 10 glycosylhydrolase, producing MRLVLDRRAFIRASAGIAGAGLVFSGSAGAAGPQDEPAEHARLREAARRRRRRIIYNNDGCDIMFAGAGTREGFLNQRFNHALNTQVDSIFYCTGETTCFSHLAQVGETYGEYCTESSGEMALNTRGNIASLKDAGLDVLQIAVEFCHANGIEIFFSHRINDIHDTYVDWLLGRWKREHPEYLMGTREEAARAGGGDSPRHWWSALDFEKPEVLDYLVAIEEDVCRRYDIDGVEIDYFRSPMFFRPNLDFQPATETQVGILTGFQRRLRELTVRLGTQRGRPILMATRVPATVQRCRHVGIDVESWLREGLTDLLPIGGGYVPFTEPIDEMIALGHAHGVPVYPTISASGMRGREQRYGSIEAWRGAASNAWHRGADGIYIFNLFPAGPDPRFRELGSPETLAGLDKLFVIDNMRVLEGDLVQGIEQSQALPRPIPRDGSPLRAILPVGDDFSRQAPRGITMRLQVQPADLVADLRVALNGLTIAPTARDSASGWLTFAPEAAAFKAGDNAVDLSLPAMQSEVDGAQLLAVELAVRY from the coding sequence ATGAGACTGGTGCTGGACAGGCGAGCGTTCATCAGGGCGTCGGCGGGAATTGCGGGAGCCGGACTGGTGTTCTCGGGCAGCGCCGGGGCTGCCGGCCCGCAGGACGAACCGGCCGAGCATGCCCGGCTCCGAGAGGCCGCGCGAAGGCGCAGACGCAGGATCATCTACAACAACGATGGCTGCGACATCATGTTCGCAGGCGCCGGGACCCGCGAAGGGTTCCTGAATCAGCGCTTCAACCACGCGCTGAATACCCAGGTGGACAGCATCTTCTATTGCACCGGTGAGACCACCTGTTTCTCCCACCTGGCGCAGGTGGGAGAAACGTACGGTGAATACTGCACCGAATCCTCCGGGGAGATGGCCCTGAACACCAGGGGCAACATCGCATCCCTGAAGGACGCGGGGCTGGATGTGCTCCAGATCGCGGTGGAGTTCTGCCACGCCAACGGCATCGAGATCTTTTTCAGCCACCGGATCAACGACATTCACGACACTTACGTTGACTGGTTGCTGGGCCGGTGGAAGCGCGAGCACCCCGAGTACCTGATGGGCACTCGCGAGGAGGCTGCAAGAGCAGGTGGAGGCGATTCGCCGCGGCACTGGTGGTCAGCGCTGGACTTCGAGAAGCCCGAAGTGCTTGATTACCTGGTAGCGATCGAGGAGGACGTTTGCCGCCGCTATGACATCGACGGGGTTGAGATCGACTACTTCCGCTCCCCCATGTTCTTCCGGCCGAATCTCGACTTCCAGCCCGCCACCGAAACGCAGGTGGGGATCCTTACGGGCTTCCAGCGTCGCCTGCGGGAGCTGACCGTCCGCCTCGGGACACAACGGGGCCGCCCTATACTCATGGCAACCCGAGTGCCTGCCACAGTGCAAAGATGCCGCCACGTGGGCATCGACGTGGAGAGCTGGTTGCGCGAGGGACTGACAGACCTGCTTCCCATCGGTGGCGGCTATGTACCCTTCACCGAACCCATCGACGAGATGATCGCGCTGGGCCACGCCCATGGTGTGCCGGTCTACCCGACCATCAGCGCCTCAGGGATGCGGGGCCGGGAGCAGAGGTACGGCTCGATCGAGGCGTGGCGTGGGGCTGCGTCCAATGCGTGGCACAGAGGCGCCGACGGTATCTACATCTTCAATCTCTTCCCCGCCGGGCCGGATCCGCGGTTCCGGGAGCTAGGTTCGCCGGAGACCCTCGCGGGACTGGACAAGCTCTTCGTCATCGACAACATGCGGGTTCTCGAAGGGGACCTGGTCCAGGGCATTGAGCAGAGCCAGGCCCTGCCACGTCCGATCCCGCGGGATGGTTCGCCGCTGCGCGCGATCCTGCCGGTGGGCGACGACTTCAGCCGTCAAGCGCCCAGGGGTATCACAATGCGGCTGCAGGTCCAGCCCGCCGATCTCGTCGCCGATCTGAGAGTCGCGCTGAACGGGTTGACTATCGCGCCAACGGCCAGGGACAGCGCGAGTGGCTGGCTGACCTTCGCGCCGGAAGCCGCGGCGTTCAAGGCTGGCGATAACGCCGTAGATTTGTCTCTTCCTGCCATGCAAAGCGAGGTGGACGGCGCCCAGCTGCTCGCGGTGGAGCTGGCTGTGCGGTACTGA
- a CDS encoding family 10 glycosylhydrolase yields MQISRRRFIAGTACSIAATAIASTARAEDTLVAERRRAAHRTRRIIFNNDGDDAWYATAPTAEAFLATRLAPCVNTQVDTVTYCTTADTGLYTHRSNVAELFTRPHPGVPISSEVRLVERLAEQGTDVLEIAVDFLHRNGKEVWWSHRMNGMEDMVAGFLLGSYKAEHPEWWLGAEGDDRKYPPGDHRHWYRVLDYGVPQVREHVLSIIGEVIENYDIDGVELDYLRDPWLFRETFSDPIKAVTEEHCHVMVDFHRQVRSMLDAKAKRIGRPLLQILRVPKWPELSRFVGLDIEANLRSGAVDVLVGSGGYTPFAMPPVPFIELAHRYHVPAYVCISRSGMKSRGANSLRDALPAWRGAAMNLWDAGADGQYIFNTMPNEGDLPLQVMREIGDPGTLDGREMLFCLDSREHLAGAGWTAPVIKLDELLPIALKDGATTACEFYVGTDVTTFRSPKINLRLFCRGTSVGDSVTVLLNGAELATISGLATAGDFIDVPVGVEQVRYRTNQLGLRLRRVGNPQEEAQLVHFELTVSPQG; encoded by the coding sequence ATGCAGATATCACGTCGCAGGTTCATCGCCGGTACTGCTTGCAGCATCGCGGCGACGGCTATCGCGTCAACCGCTCGGGCCGAGGACACCCTGGTCGCCGAACGCCGGCGTGCGGCCCACCGGACGCGCAGGATCATCTTCAATAACGATGGAGACGACGCCTGGTACGCCACTGCTCCAACCGCTGAGGCATTTCTGGCCACACGGCTCGCGCCCTGCGTCAATACGCAGGTCGACACGGTAACCTACTGCACCACCGCAGACACCGGGCTGTACACACACCGGAGCAATGTCGCGGAGCTGTTCACCCGACCTCACCCGGGGGTGCCCATTTCGAGCGAAGTGCGGCTCGTAGAGCGACTAGCCGAACAGGGCACCGATGTGCTGGAGATTGCCGTGGACTTTCTGCACCGTAATGGCAAGGAAGTCTGGTGGTCACACCGGATGAATGGAATGGAGGACATGGTTGCGGGCTTCCTGCTCGGCAGCTACAAAGCCGAGCACCCGGAATGGTGGCTGGGCGCCGAGGGCGACGACAGGAAATACCCGCCGGGAGATCACCGGCACTGGTACCGGGTTCTGGATTACGGTGTGCCGCAGGTGCGTGAGCACGTCCTGTCGATCATCGGCGAGGTCATTGAGAACTACGATATCGACGGCGTTGAACTGGACTACCTGCGGGACCCGTGGCTGTTCAGGGAGACATTCAGCGATCCAATCAAGGCGGTGACTGAGGAGCACTGCCATGTGATGGTCGACTTCCACCGGCAAGTAAGGAGCATGCTTGATGCCAAGGCCAAGAGGATCGGCCGTCCGTTGCTTCAGATCCTCCGCGTCCCCAAGTGGCCGGAGCTTTCGCGGTTTGTCGGTCTGGACATCGAGGCCAACCTGCGCAGCGGCGCGGTCGATGTGCTGGTGGGAAGCGGCGGCTACACACCCTTCGCGATGCCGCCGGTTCCCTTCATCGAGTTGGCCCATCGCTACCACGTCCCCGCATACGTGTGCATCAGCCGGTCGGGTATGAAATCGCGCGGGGCAAACAGCCTCCGCGACGCTCTTCCCGCCTGGCGCGGTGCTGCGATGAACCTGTGGGATGCCGGCGCGGATGGACAGTACATCTTCAATACCATGCCCAATGAAGGGGACCTGCCGTTGCAGGTCATGCGTGAGATCGGTGACCCCGGTACGCTCGACGGCAGGGAGATGCTCTTCTGCCTGGATAGCCGCGAGCATCTGGCCGGGGCCGGCTGGACAGCGCCGGTCATCAAGCTCGATGAGCTCCTCCCGATCGCCCTCAAGGACGGCGCGACCACAGCCTGCGAGTTCTACGTCGGCACCGATGTGACCACGTTCCGCAGCCCGAAAATCAACCTGCGGCTGTTCTGTCGAGGCACAAGTGTCGGCGACAGCGTGACGGTCTTGCTGAATGGCGCGGAACTGGCGACCATTTCAGGGCTCGCGACCGCAGGCGACTTCATCGACGTTCCCGTGGGCGTGGAACAGGTCCGGTATCGGACAAACCAGCTTGGCCTGAGACTTCGGCGAGTCGGGAACCCACAGGAAGAAGCGCAACTGGTGCATTTTGAGCTTACAGTCAGCCCGCAGGGATAG